CCAAAATGTTTGAATGATATGGAAGATTCTGTCTGAAGACAGAATGCAAGTGTCAGATGCAACTGTCACGGTCATTTTTAGCTCAAAACTATTCTGAAAGCAGGTGGCTTTaagaagaaagtttttcttGCCATGCAAACCTATTTTCTGCCCCATGAACCTGAacagtaactttaaaaagttcCAAATAGTTAGATCTTAGGCCTAAATATATTTGCTACAACTTGAAAGGTGTAATGCCCTGACTCCGTTTCCATTGCTTACATCACAGCTGTCCATGTAATAGTTCATGTAACAGTCAAGTACAGTAGTTTAAGAACTCAATTGCAAAAAACGATTCACAGAATCACCTTCCTTTTCTACTTGAAAGTACGTGGATTTCTGAAAGCGTTCTGCAACATTAATGCTTTTTATCGTCCATCAGTGTAATGTCTGTGTAAGGAAATCCTGGCTTCTACACACACATATCTGAAGATCAAAACCAACTTTTGCTAATtacatacaaaacattttttgctctAACACACCTTTGGTCATACCTGTTTAGCATTTTTAACCATACAATAGCAGCCgttcacccccaccccctcactCAAACACACAAACAGTACTACTTTTAGGTAGGAAGCATAATCTCAGCCTCATGGCAAACCTTGTGGAAAAGAGCTGCACTGGAAGAAACACTTATTCCAAATACAAACAGCAGTTCTCTACCGAGGATCAGCCATTTGATTATTAGTCTATGCTACACTTCAATGTAATAAGAGTGCTGTTCTACTGGGAATGGTGTTCCTCAGATAAATTAGTTTCTTTCAGCCTGATTGGGATGCGGATAATTCCACGGCACTTTTGAGAAGCGATACGGTATAATCTCAGAATCCCAATTAACACGTCATTCCCGCTACATTTGATGTTTAAGGCGGTATACAAGAGGTATTGCTGAGTACAGTCAATAGCTGATATATTAACCTACAGAAATTGTGCTACCTATACCTCATCCTAGGCTCTGTAAAACACTAACGGTCATGAACTATGCaggtcacttaaaaaaaataataatattctctGAACATCCAAGAAATCAAAAACCTTTGTTGTTAATGTTCTCATGGCAGGTAtttttgatccttttttttaagttaactGACATGTGGCCCTTATTAGATATCAAGGAGAGGTAAAAAAGAACTAAATGGCAGGAggttgggggaagaaaaaaaaaagcaaaataaaacccaaaagcaagCATGGAGCTGTTACACATTGCAGCTTTTGAAACAGATTCTATTCACAGTGtcaaaaaagcagtatttctccACTCCAGCTTTGCTCTTGAACCAAAAACTGTTGTGGCTTATGTGATACCAAATTTATGGAAGATAGATggttatttttagttttgaaatgtttagcTTGTCTTGGTACGTACACTGGTAAGTGGCCTTTAAAAATTCTAAGTATGACAGCACAAGAAATAGGTCATACTTGCACTCCAGGCACCGGCCTCTCACATTCCAGAGCTGCAGTTTATTTTCGTTTTGAACAGTTCTATGCAACGATCAGCTAACCTTGCCAAATCATTTagggttttgtcttttcataATGCATGTCGAGGTTAAAAACCCTGAGAGCTTTTATGATAGCATTGATTGGCAGCAGAAGTTTCTTGAAAGAGTTTATAAGGgcaaaaaagcaatgcaaaaatacttcatttcaaCTGTAGGGGTCTAGGGGTAAGATCagagaaagataattttaaGAGGTAAGTTTAAATTCAACTATATGGAGTGCTTTCGGTTAtccagtgctttaaaaaaaaaaaaattaaaaaaaattgggttATCTCACAGACTTGTCCTCTTTGCTCTTTCCTCCATCTGCCCAGACACAGAGAGGCCTCTAACTGTACAGCAGATGGTTTACTTGCAGCCCACAGCGACAGTCTTTCAAAAGGTCTTAGTCTTGAGTCTCCTAAtcagagagaaatgaaacaattaaCCCCATAATCCACAGTAGAGACACAGACAGAAACCTGAAGGAAGATCGCTATTCACAGAAAATATCAAGTAAGACTAAGAACGATGGCTGAAGACCTGCCAGGTTTTGCAATCCAACCCGCCAGCCATCCATCTGTAGCCTTGCAGGGCATACCACTAGTTTAGGTAAGAGCCCAAACCAACTGTTTGCTCCTCTCAGTCACGATCCCTATAAAGGGCTGGTTTTAATTGCTTAGTTGACGCAGGTACTATCATTTCTTaaacccagcacagcctgaGGCAGCTTCCCTGCATCCAGTACCTGGCTTGCATCAGCTTGCTGACAGACCTTACTGTCTGTAGCAGCGCTGCATGTGAATGAATCGAAGTCCACGGTTATGTCTTGAACGTTTCTTTCATTAGCATTGTCAAAGCTATTTTTACCATGTAGCTGCTTAAGATGTTTCCTCAGAACAGGTTTATGCGCAAAAACCATGTCACAGTAGTTACATTTATGGGGCTTGTCCCCACTGTGCAGGTTGAGATGGTCCTGTAAGGAACATTTCTGAGAGAACGTTTTCCCACAGATCTTACATTGGAACGGTTTGATGCCTGCGTGCACTCTCATGTGCCGGTGAAGATTACCTTTCTGAGTGAATGTCTTGCCACAGAGTAGACACATGAATAGCTTATGCATCTTTAAGTGATTAGCATAGTTTTCCAGATGCCGAAATACTCTTGTGCACTTTGGACACTGATGGTGCCACTGGAGGCCTTTGTCGATACCTCGGTTGTTAGGCCCAAACATATCTTTAGAGGCCAGAATGATGTTATCACTGCCAGCATATGAAAGGGCATAGTTGTGGAGGTGATTTTGCTCTATTTCACTTGTCCTGTTTTCAACGGTGGAGTTGATAAGAAAGTGTTGAGGCTCTGAGGAATGCAGTGCGGTTTGTTCCGAAGAAATAAACTGGTTCTGATCCTTCTTATTCCTAACTTCTGTTACCTCTCCAATGGACTCCACCTTGATGATCTGAATATCACTATCCTCCATGTCCATACTGTCTTCTGAAGGCTGAATACAAGGTGAATCTTGCTGCAGAGAGTCATCGTCTCCTTGATGTTCCTTCAGCTCAGAGGAGTCACTTTGCTGTTCACACTCCTTGCTCTCCAATGGCTGCTTCGGTTTTATAAACTTCCAGAGGGCCTGCGTACATCGCTCAACAATGTGGCTCATCTGCAGAAAGCTTGCGGCAGTCAAGTAGTTTACCAGTTCCATTTCGGGAAACTCCAGAATGCCACTGTAacaggagagaagcagctgcCTTCCCACTTCTGAACTCTGCAGTATAGAGATTTTTACATCTCTGGAGTCATTTAGTAAGAACTGATCTCTTAAAAAGGGAGAGCCAGCAGCAAACACAATTTTATGCCCATGAACTTCAACGTCATCTATATGAACCACGACATcacaaaatttgttttcttccctcaatttgttcattttctgtaacatcGAATCCCCATAATTGTCAAACTTGAAGTGAAGAATATCTGATCTTTCTGACATTTTGGCACACctaaggaaaagcagcaagaaaaaaaaaaccaggtgagaacttttttgttttctaaaatgcaaGTTAGAAGGGTCTAAAGTATTAATATAAAGTGTGTTTAATCAGATGTTTTATTCTAGATACATACTAAAGTCCATTACAAgttaaagtaaacaaaaaaaaaatcaaatttacaTCTTGCCTTACAGtatcttttaccttttttttaatttaatgcagCTTGAATATAAAATAGAGGTGATGTGAAGCAGTATTCTAAAGAGTTAAGATGTTTTCCAAACTACTTGTCTGGAATTTAAAGGGAAACCATAGAAGTATTTTTAGCAGTGTTTGTTCTCATTAAGCTTTGCTTCTACATTAAAACTCCTCAGAGATTTTGTCTTTACCAGCTAAGGAACGTTCCTTTAGCTTCTGGTTCTTGATTTCCTTTAATGCCTAAATAGGTTTCATAACAAATACAAACATCCCTCTTTACCTTCTGTATCTATCCATACAGTGCTCCTAAGACTTACACTGCAAGAACAATGGCTGCGGTTACCCTAGGACACTCCACAATTTGCAGGAATATTGATGTACATGTCTCATCAGCAGTAACCGCAATTTTGACATGGCAGATTTTAGCAAGAAGGCCTGTGCAAGCTTTGCAATATCTGCAGCACTGGGTTTAACGCACCATGTTAGATTGTCCttttaagtttgttttattttttttttttgccggGGTTGGTTTGCTGtgtgctgttctgttttgttttttaagatgATCACAGAAAAATCTTCTGTATGGCCCCTCATTATATAAATCATGCCTTCATGGCTCCCCATTCTGAATAACCAGGGAATGTAGGGTGTcttgtttcttgtctttttctttggaagatCACTCCTCTAGGAAGTTTCTTCTTGTTTGATAGTACATGGAATAAAGAACAGTGCATCTTCCATAAAGCAAGTATCAATCTTCTGTCTTTCAACAGTTCTTTCAAGAATTTGTAAGACTACACTGACTGTTGATGAAACACTGCTCATGCGCAACCCTGCCAGAGAACTGGGATTGCAGGAAGTGAAGAAATCACAGAAGACTAAATGATGCAAGATTTGGCaagataaaataacaaaacaaagcaaaacttatACCTCACAACTACTACAAACACCACATAAAGCTTGAAAGGAAGCTTTGAAGTTTATAGATAAAAGCAGATCATGCTCTCTTGGGCATGAAATACCAGCTCAGTGTACATAATGGGAATGGAGTCACGCCCAGTGTAAATGAGTGAATACACAAGGGTtcaaaaaagaacatttttagaaGTATCTGTTAATAAACAGGGTTCTTTCAATTTGATGATCAGTTATCATTTGGATCAAGTATATCTTCCAGGGTATGGCATGAAAAAATTGCTGAAGGATTTCAGAAGCCTTCAGAAACAAGGGGCCATAGAAAGTTCTGAAACAGGGGTAGCATCATTCCGCAGTACAACCAGTTCTGCTGAATCTACAGAAAATAGATCTGCCAGTTGCAGTCATCCCATCTTCAGCACTGCCTGACTCATACCCATTCCTAGGGCAAAAAGTTTAACTTTATGAGGCAGTAGCCTTTGGCAGATatgaacagcagcaacagatCTCCATGAAGTATCTTCAGTGAATTTCAGGCATTACCaaacagtttgttttctcttagaAGTGACAAAGGAAGCCTACTGGTAAGCCTGTGTTCTCTGCCTTGGGCTACTACAACACAAATGCAGTTACAGGGCCCTCGCCAAGGTGCCATGACCCTGCGCCGTTAAGCTGGCACAGCTATTCCAGCCACTCAGCCCTCCCAGGCGGTTTGCAAGAGCCACATCGTAAGAAgccaaaaagagaagaaacttgCCTTGGCACTTGTTCAGCTTCCACTATTACTGAtccccaagggaaaaaaaaaaagtaaagaagaaaaagccctCAAATGACCCCCAAGCCCTCtttctggggaggggggcagatGTAGCCTCCCCCCGGCTGGCCGCACCCCACAGGCCGGGAGCCCCCCGGCTGGAAGCAGGTGCTGTCGCCGACGTTACTGCCCGCGGACAGCCACCGGCTCCCGGCCCCGTGCTTCCC
The Falco naumanni isolate bFalNau1 chromosome 9, bFalNau1.pat, whole genome shotgun sequence DNA segment above includes these coding regions:
- the ZBTB26 gene encoding zinc finger and BTB domain-containing protein 26 isoform X3 → MSERSDILHFKFDNYGDSMLQKMNKLREENKFCDVVVHIDDVEVHGHKIVFAAGSPFLRDQFLLNDSRDVKISILQSSEVGRQLLLSCYSGILEFPEMELVNYLTAASFLQMSHIVERCTQALWKFIKPKQPLESKECEQQSDSSELKEHQGDDDSLQQDSPCIQPSEDSMDMEDSDIQIIKVESIGEVTEVRNKKDQNQFISSEQTALHSSEPQHFLINSTVENRTSEIEQNHLHNYALSYAGSDNIILASKDMFGPNNRGIDKGLQWHHQCPKCTRVFRHLENYANHLKMHKLFMCLLCGKTFTQKGDSRLRPFERLSLWAASKPSAVQLEASLCLGRWRKEQRGQVCEITQFFLIFFFLKHWITESTPYS
- the ZBTB26 gene encoding zinc finger and BTB domain-containing protein 26 isoform X2, with protein sequence MSERSDILHFKFDNYGDSMLQKMNKLREENKFCDVVVHIDDVEVHGHKIVFAAGSPFLRDQFLLNDSRDVKISILQSSEVGRQLLLSCYSGILEFPEMELVNYLTAASFLQMSHIVERCTQALWKFIKPKQPLESKECEQQSDSSELKEHQGDDDSLQQDSPCIQPSEDSMDMEDSDIQIIKVESIGEVTEVRNKKDQNQFISSEQTALHSSEPQHFLINSTVENRTSEIEQNHLHNYALSYAGSDNIILASKDMFGPNNRGIDKGLQWHHQCPKCTRVFRHLENYANHLKMHKLFMCLLCGKTFTQKGNLHRHMRVHAGIKPFQCKICGKTFSQKCSLQDHLNLHSGDKPHKCNYCDMVFAHKPVLRKHLKQLHGKNSFDNANERNVQDITVDFDSFTCSAATDSKVCQQADASQETQD
- the ZBTB26 gene encoding zinc finger and BTB domain-containing protein 26 isoform X1, giving the protein MSERSDILHFKFDNYGDSMLQKMNKLREENKFCDVVVHIDDVEVHGHKIVFAAGSPFLRDQFLLNDSRDVKISILQSSEVGRQLLLSCYSGILEFPEMELVNYLTAASFLQMSHIVERCTQALWKFIKPKQPLESKECEQQSDSSELKEHQGDDDSLQQDSPCIQPSEDSMDMEDSDIQIIKVESIGEVTEVRNKKDQNQFISSEQTALHSSEPQHFLINSTVENRTSEIEQNHLHNYALSYAGSDNIILASKDMFGPNNRGIDKGLQWHHQCPKCTRVFRHLENYANHLKMHKLFMCLLCGKTFTQKGNLHRHMRVHAGIKPFQCKICGKTFSQKCSLQDHLNLHSGDKPHKCNYCDMVFAHKPVLRKHLKQLHGKNSFDNANERNVQDITVDFDSFTCSAATDSKVCQQADASQVLDAGKLPQAVLGLRNDSTCVN